DNA from Coffea arabica cultivar ET-39 chromosome 10c, Coffea Arabica ET-39 HiFi, whole genome shotgun sequence:
CAGAACCGAATGCCATACGTCAAAAATGCAGCTGGAGAGAAAAGGCAgcggaaagaaaaaatgcagtaGAAGCACAGAAAAAGAAGGAAGCACAGGCACATGGGATACTGGCAGTGAGGCCAGATGGGAAGCTAACGCGCAAGGCGCGAAGGATTGAATGCTTCCAATTCACATGCCGGGCACGTGAGAAGACGACGAAACTTTTGGCTAAATGGTGTTGGCACATTATCTATTTATGTTGAAAAATAAGTTCAAGACTTGGTCTTAAAAGTTTGATTTTTTCCCCATCTACTTAGTGAAAGTTTAATTATATAAAAGTAGCAAGATGTTGTTCTATTTTAAAGTTGGTCCAGTTAACTGGATCTTTTCAacttaaagtttttttttaactttttaaagTGCAAGTGGGGTGATTCAAATCCAAAATCTTTCACTTACACTTCTTCTCTGTACCACACAACTCATACCTCTCTCACTCTTTTCAGCTTAAAGACTTAAATTTGCCAAACTAGTTGAGAACGTGTCAAGACTTCTCATATATCTTGTGAGATAAAATCTTTATTCAACTTATTTTAAATTGTCGAGAAGAAACCCTTGCTTATTGCCCTCTATGGTATATTGCCAGCATAGTGTCGCAATACTACTAATATTACGATGATTGTATTTGACAACTCTTTTTAACTTTATATTAGTTATTTTTCTTAcccgggaaaaaaaaaggaacgatGTCGGAATCCCATTTGATGGTGTCTCATACCATTTGATTTTGGCCGAATCCTCACTTTTCAACCATCTTTAAAAGATTAAAACGGGGCAAAATGTATTTATTTAACCATCTATTTGCCTCATGACTAAAATTGATCTTTAGTTCCTCTAATTCCTCTGCCTCGCAAACCTTATTTCCACAAAATAATCAAGCTATTACTCTTatcatttcattttttccccCTTTAGTATTACAAATAGCAATTCTATAACTATAAACATCCATGCGTATTAACATACTCATTCATCACCCAAATACATGTAGACTTCAAATTTAAAAAGTGTTTTCGACCATCTCCACTTCAAATCTCCTCAAGGAAAGAAAGCTCGAAGCATAATTGACTGCTTCAATGCAAGGAAAGCGCTCTTCATCACTTTCATTGGGTGCACATATGAATCTGTTCATGTCAATACGTTGCAAAGAATTAGTCTTAGAGTTAAATGAAATCAACAGATCATCCCTCCACATCAGCAAAATCTCTCCATCCATGAAAACTTTTAGAATCCGAACAACTTCATAGTATTGACCAACCAGATCAATAGGATGCTTGTTGATAACAAACTGCTTAAACCACGATTTCTTGACTCCATATTCCTTCATCACCCAAATGACTATATCACAGTCTGAAGTGTTGTCACACACGCTCAGACAATCTTGGTAAAGCTCCAAGCTATCAAGATTTAGTTCGTCCAATTCAGGAGGAGCTGGAAAGGGCTGAAATGACTCCTTGTCTAGATCGAAACGAGAAATGAATTCCTTGGCATCAGGATCACGAATCAACCAATGCAGATTACCATTCAGAAAAACTCCGTTCGCTCGACAACTATAGAGGAATGGGGCGTGCCCCGTGTATCTCCAACACCCTTGCGATCCAAGTGTGTAAACATGACAATCAGATCTGGTTACATGCAACAAATTCTCCTCCAAAACTTCTTGGTAAATCCTAACCACCTTGTACTCTCCAGTTTTCGAGCTTAATCCGAATCCATAGCtcgttacattaggaaattccATTACACCTCCAGCGCTCTGAATAGTGATGGACTCTTGCGTAGCCGGATTCCATATGTAAACTGTATCTGGATTCTGGAAACCAAACTCATGAAAAGAAATCAATCCCTCGACAGAACCGAATATGGACATACAATTCTGTCTCAGACCTTTGGGTGGCTGCTCGAATTTTGTCCCTGGTACGCAGTAAAAGTCGTGGTAGTTAGGCTCATCTTCAAATTCCAGCAGGTTGAAGGAAGAATCGGAGTTCTTATGTATCATAAGGCTGGTAGTAGGTGGTCTTAAGATGCGAAAACTGGAAAACTCGGGCTCTGAAAGCAACTTCTGCCAGACCTTGCAAACGCAGCGGCATCTGGAGAGAGTTTTGGTGGACAGTCTGGAAAGGATGTCGATGATAATATGCGATGGCAGATTCAGCAACATGTTATCCTCATCATTCACTGGTACCATTTTGTAGTCTTTCTTCTTGTTGTGACTCGATCTGCAATGGGACAGTCCCATGAAATTCAAAGCAGAGTAGCTCAAAATTGTGGCTTGGGTCTTCTTTGATCAGGAGAAGCAATTTATAATGTCCATTAAAAAAAGTCGTAGATGCATTTCAAGGAATTTAATTTTCCATGGTAAGTGGATTAGTAAACGAGTCTTTCGAGTTCGGACCACTTGCTGTTGAAAAGTCAATTGTGGCTTGCGTTCCTGTTTGAACgacaattttaaattaatttgaaGTATTGAACGTTATACGCAGTAAGGTTGGACGAACAGATTGCTAGAAGAACATAGAAATGTAGAAGTTCTTCAAtagaaataaaacatttcacTCAAATATAGGTAATTATATCAActacaaaaaagataaaaaaaaaggaaattttaatgacatttttctttctaatttaaaattttttataatgtGCACAATTAGCACTTTTCAAAAAGCCCCGATTGTTAGTAGTTTGAAACAGTGAAATTAAATCGAATCTGAAGCAAGAATAGTTATAAGGGATCCTATTTCTTTGGAACTACAGAGAATATCTCGACCACTAAATACATGGTGCAGTTCCAGGTGCAACCGCTATGGTACCAAATTTAGTTATAAGTGTGGTTGTTTCCATCTACATAGCAAATTGTGTATAGAAATCCTAATAGCTGTTTGGCAAATAAGTTTTTGGCTAAGTTTAttttgctacaagtttttttacAACTTTAATTACAGTAACCTTAAaacatttttaaaagtttttaaattatacatttcaaaatattcaaaaatgtacacatttcaaaaatttttcctacaatttctacagtaagttatagtaaagttttagacaaacacccaaaaaactcatttgttaagaaaaaaatacaattttaaattattactttatactAATGGcagcatttcatttatttttaaacTCAATCAATCCAATAGAGTAATATGGTACTATAAGCCTCCATTC
Protein-coding regions in this window:
- the LOC113714143 gene encoding F-box protein At3g07870-like, with amino-acid sequence MVPVNDEDNMLLNLPSHIIIDILSRLSTKTLSRCRCVCKVWQKLLSEPEFSSFRILRPPTTSLMIHKNSDSSFNLLEFEDEPNYHDFYCVPGTKFEQPPKGLRQNCMSIFGSVEGLISFHEFGFQNPDTVYIWNPATQESITIQSAGGVMEFPNVTSYGFGLSSKTGEYKVVRIYQEVLEENLLHVTRSDCHVYTLGSQGCWRYTGHAPFLYSCRANGVFLNGNLHWLIRDPDAKEFISRFDLDKESFQPFPAPPELDELNLDSLELYQDCLSVCDNTSDCDIVIWVMKEYGVKKSWFKQFVINKHPIDLVGQYYEVVRILKVFMDGEILLMWRDDLLISFNSKTNSLQRIDMNRFICAPNESDEERFPCIEAVNYASSFLSLRRFEVEMVENTF